From Psychroflexus torquis ATCC 700755, the proteins below share one genomic window:
- a CDS encoding M16 family metallopeptidase — translation MKKIFALLIICLVSTSITAQIDRSQMPKSGPAPTVNIGEPETFSLSNGLKVLVVENDKLPRVSASLIIDNTPFTEMKPGTQAMVASLLGTGTEKTSKEEFNEEIDFLGANISFGSESATASSLSKFFPRVMELMAEGALIPNFTEEEFESEKNKLMEGLKSGQKDVGTIANRLSTSLSYGSDHPYGQYVSVESVEGIVLKDVKNVYRNYFVPENAYLVIVGDITKKDAKKIVKKTFGDWKKAKPPSTSIPPVKPAQYTQIDFVDMPNAVQSEIIAQNTVDLKKSDPDYFPVLVMNQILGGSFGSYLNMNLREDKGYTYGARSSVGASRYASRFVASVGVRNAVTDSAVVEIFKEVDRIRNEEVDAGKLEDTKKKFAGSFVMRLEQPSTVASYALDIETDNLSKDFYETYLEKINAVTQEDIKRVANKYLKTDQMQVVIAGKGSEVVENLEKIEYKGKIIPVLYFNKETERVEKPEFKKELPEGVTVSSVYDSYIKAIGGNDVVSKFNDMMMKGNASVQGMSISFTRKLTKDGKMLELVQMNGNTLSKQVFDGKKGFTAAQGQKTDYTEQQVKDAKIMSGLFSEQKVSESAELTGIESLNGEDAYVIRLTENVREFYSVDSGLKLATETTAEQMGQKMTSKLMYSDYTDKNGVMVPMMLSQDLGPQTIDIKIEEVKFNDGVTASDFE, via the coding sequence ATGAAAAAGATATTTGCATTATTAATAATATGCTTAGTAAGCACCAGTATAACTGCTCAAATTGACAGATCACAAATGCCTAAATCTGGACCTGCACCAACAGTAAATATTGGTGAGCCAGAAACTTTCAGTTTAAGCAATGGCTTAAAAGTTCTAGTCGTTGAAAACGATAAGTTACCTCGGGTTTCCGCAAGCCTTATTATAGATAATACTCCTTTCACTGAAATGAAACCAGGAACTCAGGCTATGGTAGCCAGTTTGCTAGGAACAGGAACAGAGAAAACTAGCAAGGAAGAGTTTAATGAAGAAATTGACTTTTTGGGAGCCAACATAAGCTTTGGTTCAGAAAGTGCAACAGCAAGCTCATTATCCAAATTTTTTCCACGAGTAATGGAATTAATGGCTGAAGGTGCTTTAATTCCAAACTTCACTGAAGAAGAATTCGAAAGTGAAAAAAATAAACTCATGGAAGGATTAAAATCTGGCCAAAAGGATGTGGGAACAATAGCGAATAGACTAAGTACTAGTTTATCTTATGGTTCTGATCATCCTTATGGACAATATGTTTCTGTAGAGTCTGTGGAGGGAATTGTTCTTAAAGATGTCAAAAACGTCTATAGGAATTATTTTGTGCCAGAAAATGCTTATTTAGTCATCGTTGGGGATATTACCAAAAAGGATGCTAAAAAAATAGTAAAGAAAACGTTTGGTGATTGGAAAAAAGCTAAACCACCTAGTACTTCTATTCCTCCAGTAAAACCAGCACAGTATACTCAAATTGACTTTGTAGACATGCCCAATGCTGTACAAAGTGAGATTATAGCTCAAAATACAGTAGACCTAAAAAAGTCGGATCCAGACTATTTCCCAGTATTAGTTATGAATCAAATTTTAGGAGGAAGTTTTGGAAGTTACCTCAACATGAATTTAAGAGAAGACAAAGGCTATACTTATGGCGCAAGATCAAGCGTAGGCGCTAGTCGTTATGCTTCAAGATTCGTAGCCTCTGTAGGGGTCAGAAATGCTGTAACAGATTCTGCAGTTGTAGAAATCTTTAAAGAAGTAGACAGAATCAGAAATGAAGAAGTTGATGCAGGAAAGCTTGAGGATACAAAGAAAAAATTTGCAGGTTCTTTCGTTATGAGACTAGAGCAGCCCTCTACGGTTGCTAGTTATGCTTTGGATATTGAAACAGATAACTTGAGCAAAGATTTTTATGAGACCTACTTAGAAAAAATCAACGCAGTGACTCAAGAAGACATCAAAAGAGTGGCTAACAAGTATCTGAAAACTGATCAAATGCAAGTCGTTATCGCTGGAAAAGGATCTGAGGTGGTTGAAAATCTGGAAAAAATAGAATATAAGGGTAAAATTATTCCTGTCCTTTACTTCAATAAAGAAACTGAAAGGGTTGAAAAACCTGAATTTAAGAAAGAATTGCCTGAAGGCGTCACTGTAAGTTCAGTTTACGACAGCTATATAAAAGCTATAGGAGGAAATGATGTTGTTTCTAAATTTAATGACATGATGATGAAAGGGAATGCCTCTGTGCAAGGGATGAGTATCTCTTTTACCCGAAAACTGACCAAGGATGGAAAGATGCTAGAGCTTGTTCAAATGAATGGAAATACATTATCAAAACAAGTTTTTGATGGTAAAAAAGGCTTTACTGCTGCTCAAGGTCAAAAAACAGACTATACAGAGCAACAAGTAAAAGATGCTAAAATCATGTCTGGCTTATTTTCTGAACAAAAAGTTTCAGAGTCTGCAGAGCTTACTGGCATAGAGTCTTTAAATGGTGAAGATGCTTATGTAATCAGATTAACTGAAAACGTAAGAGAGTTTTACAGCGTAGATTCTGGGCTAAAACTAGCTACAGAAACTACAGCAGAACAGATGGGTCAAAAAATGACGTCTAAACTTATGTATAGCGATTATACAGATAAAAACGGAGTTATGGTTCCTATGATGTTAAGTCAAGATTTAGGACCACAAACTATTGACATTAAAATAGAAGAGGTGAAATTTAATGATGGAGTTACAGCTTCTGATTTCGAATAA
- a CDS encoding uroporphyrinogen-III synthase, which translates to MPSVLSTKILTPPQKNLLINAGLSLIEYNAIQIEVLELPQERYKYHYPHAVVTSQKAVELIKHFSIEKCYCVGDKTALSLKNYGFLVEAKANNTKELAEKILTNYHKNSFTFFGSQQRRPELSDMFRESGIDLKEFFVYKTHLIPKQFNRSFDAVLCFSPSGVDSLFKLNASLDSNLICIGNTTATQAREHSKRVYVSSKTSVESLIVKAVQLLRS; encoded by the coding sequence ATGCCTTCTGTTCTTTCTACTAAAATATTAACTCCACCCCAAAAGAATTTATTAATTAATGCCGGCCTAAGTCTTATTGAGTATAACGCTATCCAAATAGAAGTATTGGAACTTCCTCAGGAGAGGTATAAATATCACTATCCTCATGCTGTTGTTACTAGCCAAAAAGCGGTAGAATTGATAAAACACTTTTCCATCGAGAAATGCTATTGTGTAGGAGATAAAACAGCCTTAAGCCTTAAAAATTATGGCTTTTTAGTTGAAGCCAAAGCCAACAACACCAAAGAACTTGCCGAGAAAATCCTCACTAATTATCACAAGAACTCTTTCACTTTTTTTGGAAGTCAACAGCGCAGACCAGAACTCTCAGACATGTTTCGAGAATCGGGTATCGATCTCAAGGAATTTTTCGTGTATAAGACACACTTAATTCCTAAGCAGTTCAATAGATCCTTTGATGCTGTTTTATGTTTTAGTCCCTCTGGTGTAGACAGCCTATTTAAGTTGAATGCCTCATTAGACTCTAATCTAATTTGTATTGGTAATACGACAGCAACTCAGGCTAGAGAACATTCCAAACGTGTTTATGTTTCGAGTAAAACCTCTGTAGAAAGCCTTATCGTAAAAGCTGTTCAGCTTTTACGATCTTAA
- the hemC gene encoding hydroxymethylbilane synthase, translated as MSKTISIGTRDSELAMWQAHKVKTLLENQGYSTILKPVKSTGDLNLDQPLYEMGITGIFTKTLDVALVKGEIDIAVHSMKDVPTALPKGVVQGAVLPRANTSDILLHKGLSFLENKGTIATGSLRRKAQWLRKYPQHKVENLRGNVNTRLQKLQNHDWNGAIFAAAGLERINLKPDNHIELDWMIPAPAQGAMLVVTMEHNTVCRKALEKLNHTDTALAVRVEREFLKTLEGGCTAPIGALATIKDREINFRAGLFSLDGKQTFTIHEVISIDDVEGFGKRCAEHVLKQGGGKLMKSLREIL; from the coding sequence ATGTCAAAAACTATATCTATAGGTACTCGCGACAGTGAGTTAGCCATGTGGCAAGCCCATAAAGTTAAAACACTGTTAGAAAATCAAGGATATTCCACTATTCTTAAGCCCGTAAAATCTACTGGAGATCTCAATCTTGATCAACCGCTTTACGAAATGGGCATTACTGGAATCTTTACAAAAACACTTGATGTAGCGCTTGTAAAAGGAGAAATCGACATAGCAGTCCACTCGATGAAAGATGTACCGACAGCCCTTCCAAAAGGCGTTGTACAGGGGGCTGTTTTGCCAAGAGCCAATACAAGTGATATTCTTCTTCACAAAGGCTTATCGTTTTTGGAAAATAAAGGAACTATTGCTACCGGAAGTTTACGAAGAAAAGCACAATGGCTGAGGAAATATCCTCAACACAAAGTAGAAAATTTACGAGGTAATGTAAATACTCGCCTTCAAAAGCTTCAAAATCACGATTGGAATGGAGCCATATTTGCAGCTGCAGGTTTGGAGCGTATTAATCTAAAGCCAGATAATCACATAGAATTAGATTGGATGATTCCTGCCCCTGCTCAAGGGGCTATGCTTGTCGTTACTATGGAACATAATACGGTGTGTAGAAAAGCTTTAGAAAAACTCAATCATACAGATACGGCCCTAGCTGTAAGAGTAGAACGCGAATTTTTAAAAACACTCGAGGGAGGTTGTACAGCTCCTATTGGTGCTCTAGCCACTATAAAAGATAGAGAAATTAATTTTCGAGCCGGGCTGTTTAGCTTAGACGGCAAGCAGACGTTTACTATTCATGAAGTGATCTCTATAGACGATGTTGAAGGTTTTGGTAAACGTTGTGCAGAACATGTTTTAAAACAAGGCGGGGGAAAACTTATGAAAAGCCTTCGTGAAATCTTATAA
- the hemA gene encoding glutamyl-tRNA reductase, translating to MQKYNVSKHISFYVIGISYKKADAKTRGKFNLNIDQRKALLHKAKSLGLESIVTSSTCNRTEIYAFANQEKILIDLLCEFSLGDQETFSENGYVLENELAIDHMFKVGSGLDSQILGDFEIISQIKSSFILSKKQGMVNHFMERLVNSVIQASRRIKNETKISSGATSVSFASVQYILDNIGRVSDKKILLFGTGKIGRNTCENLVKHTSNKNITLINRTKDKAEEIAGKFNLIVKDFSELQSEIRSTDILIVATGAQTPTITKELIYPKKELLVLDLSIPKNVAEDVKGMDNVKLLHLDYLSQITDETLSKRKQYIPEAEAIIKEVRFEFDEWLDTRKFAPTIKALKEKFNNFKEEELDYQSKKNLKFDKEQAEIISDRVIHKITRSFASHLRNANGSTEDSIALLKKVFELDSD from the coding sequence ATGCAAAAATACAACGTTTCTAAGCATATAAGTTTTTATGTCATAGGCATCAGCTATAAGAAAGCGGATGCTAAGACTAGAGGAAAATTTAATCTCAATATAGATCAAAGAAAGGCTTTATTACACAAAGCTAAATCGCTTGGTCTTGAATCTATAGTCACCTCATCCACCTGTAATAGAACCGAGATCTACGCCTTTGCAAATCAAGAAAAAATCTTGATCGATCTGCTTTGTGAATTTAGCCTTGGGGATCAAGAAACATTTTCTGAAAATGGGTATGTGCTCGAAAACGAATTGGCGATAGACCATATGTTTAAAGTCGGAAGTGGTTTAGATAGTCAAATTCTTGGTGATTTTGAAATTATAAGTCAGATAAAATCTTCTTTTATTTTATCGAAAAAGCAAGGAATGGTCAACCATTTTATGGAGCGTCTTGTAAATTCAGTCATACAAGCAAGTCGAAGAATCAAAAATGAAACAAAAATATCCTCTGGAGCAACTTCTGTATCCTTTGCTTCAGTACAGTATATTTTAGACAATATTGGTCGTGTTTCAGACAAAAAGATATTGCTGTTCGGGACTGGTAAAATCGGTAGAAATACGTGTGAAAACCTAGTTAAACATACCAGCAATAAGAATATCACCTTAATTAATAGGACGAAAGATAAGGCTGAAGAAATCGCAGGTAAATTCAACCTTATTGTTAAAGATTTTTCAGAATTACAGTCAGAAATAAGATCTACAGATATCCTTATTGTTGCCACAGGTGCTCAAACTCCAACAATTACAAAGGAATTGATCTACCCCAAAAAAGAACTTCTTGTTCTAGATCTTTCTATTCCTAAAAATGTTGCTGAAGACGTTAAAGGCATGGACAATGTAAAATTACTCCACTTGGATTATCTGTCTCAAATTACGGATGAAACACTTTCTAAAAGGAAACAATATATTCCAGAAGCTGAAGCGATTATAAAAGAAGTGAGATTTGAATTTGATGAATGGCTCGACACTCGAAAGTTTGCACCTACCATCAAAGCACTGAAAGAAAAATTTAATAATTTTAAGGAAGAAGAACTAGATTACCAAAGTAAAAAGAATTTAAAATTCGATAAAGAGCAGGCTGAAATTATCAGTGATCGTGTTATACACAAGATTACTCGAAGTTTTGCAAGTCATCTCAGAAATGCTAACGGTTCCACGGAAGACAGTATCGCTTTACTTAAAAAAGTATTTGAATTGGATTCCGACTAA
- a CDS encoding AraC family transcriptional regulator has protein sequence MALTSEKNNARGSEQFIEIEEGISILSIKNESEVEECITHYIGADFIQFHFCVKGEIKFNFNEGNYVLNIKEDCSLLLYNPERDLPINLVAFPESWSVSILISIQKLHTLFSTEANYIDFLTEDNRDKKYYKEVSVSPAMAVILTQILNFNLHPSVRKIYLKGKAYELIGLYFNRPAEADIEQCPFLDDEDNVKKIKLAKKIILQRMAEPPTLRELADEVGLSLKKLKEGFKEIYGDSVFSFLFDYKMDYARKLLEKGQHNVNEVGLHIGYSTASHFIAAFKKKFGTTPKKYIQG, from the coding sequence ATGGCATTGACGTCAGAAAAAAATAACGCTAGAGGTTCAGAACAGTTTATAGAGATTGAAGAGGGAATATCTATCTTATCCATCAAAAATGAATCTGAAGTTGAAGAGTGTATCACCCATTATATTGGTGCGGATTTTATTCAGTTTCACTTTTGCGTAAAAGGGGAAATAAAATTCAATTTCAACGAGGGTAATTATGTTTTGAATATTAAGGAAGACTGTTCTTTGCTATTATATAATCCAGAGCGAGATCTTCCCATCAACTTAGTGGCTTTTCCAGAATCTTGGTCGGTATCTATTTTAATTTCCATCCAGAAACTCCACACGTTATTCTCTACCGAGGCTAACTATATCGACTTTCTAACCGAAGATAATCGCGACAAAAAGTATTACAAGGAGGTGAGTGTTTCTCCGGCTATGGCTGTAATTCTAACTCAGATTTTGAATTTTAATTTACATCCCTCAGTAAGAAAGATTTACTTAAAGGGAAAAGCCTATGAACTTATAGGGCTTTATTTTAACCGCCCTGCAGAAGCAGATATAGAACAATGTCCATTCTTAGATGATGAAGACAATGTGAAAAAAATAAAACTAGCCAAAAAAATTATTCTTCAGCGAATGGCAGAACCTCCAACACTTCGAGAACTTGCCGATGAGGTTGGTCTAAGTTTGAAAAAACTTAAAGAGGGGTTCAAAGAAATATACGGTGATAGTGTTTTTTCTTTCTTGTTCGATTATAAAATGGACTACGCTAGGAAGTTACTTGAAAAAGGACAGCATAACGTTAATGAAGTCGGGTTGCATATTGGTTATAGCACGGCAAGTCATTTTATAGCGGCTTTCAAAAAGAAGTTTGGAACTACACCAAAGAAGTATATACAAGGTTAA
- a CDS encoding DNA-3-methyladenine glycosylase, whose product MNQPLSKNYFENPDVVALAKDLIGKELTTTIDGVLTSGIITETEAYAGQGDKACHAHLGRFTKRTQVMYESGGIAYVYLCYGIHHLFNIVTNTSGNADAILIRAIEPKQGLQKMLERRNKKKLEKSLTSGPGNVTKALGITKSHNAKSVLGQDIWIDNPGVKVESIVETTRIGIDYAEEDASLPWRFYKQDSKYISVK is encoded by the coding sequence ATGAATCAACCTCTTTCAAAAAATTATTTTGAAAATCCTGATGTAGTAGCTCTTGCTAAAGACTTAATTGGAAAAGAGCTAACCACCACTATTGATGGAGTATTAACTTCAGGTATTATTACAGAGACAGAAGCTTATGCTGGGCAAGGTGATAAAGCATGCCACGCGCATTTGGGTAGATTTACAAAGCGAACTCAAGTGATGTACGAGTCCGGAGGTATTGCTTATGTTTATTTATGCTATGGTATTCATCATCTTTTTAATATTGTAACCAACACGAGCGGTAATGCCGATGCTATTTTAATTAGAGCGATTGAACCTAAACAAGGCCTCCAAAAAATGCTAGAGCGCAGGAATAAAAAAAAACTTGAAAAAAGCTTAACCTCCGGCCCTGGTAATGTGACAAAAGCTTTAGGGATTACAAAATCTCATAATGCTAAAAGTGTCCTTGGCCAAGACATCTGGATAGACAACCCTGGAGTTAAAGTAGAATCTATTGTCGAGACCACAAGAATTGGCATTGATTATGCAGAAGAGGATGCAAGCCTCCCTTGGAGATTTTATAAACAAGATTCAAAATATATTTCAGTTAAATAA
- a CDS encoding CIA30 family protein, with product MAQEQLIYDFKSSENSKDWTIVNDGVMGGLSSSSMNLNAEGHAVFTGNISLKNNGGFSSVRHFTNISEVGRYKYINLKVRGNPSTYQFRLKKKRGDYYSYVNTFEVTPTWKTMKLEISEFYPTYRGRSLDLPNFEATSIEEVTFLIGNKVIEEFKLEIDKIFLSN from the coding sequence ATGGCACAAGAACAACTGATTTACGATTTTAAATCCAGTGAAAATTCAAAGGATTGGACCATTGTGAATGATGGAGTCATGGGAGGATTATCTTCAAGTTCAATGAATTTAAATGCAGAAGGCCATGCTGTTTTTACAGGTAATATCTCTTTAAAAAACAATGGAGGCTTTTCCTCCGTAAGGCATTTCACCAACATTAGTGAAGTAGGACGTTATAAGTACATCAATTTAAAGGTGAGGGGAAATCCTTCAACTTACCAATTCAGATTAAAGAAAAAAAGGGGGGATTACTACTCCTATGTGAACACTTTTGAAGTGACTCCCACTTGGAAAACAATGAAGTTAGAAATTTCAGAATTTTATCCAACTTATAGAGGAAGAAGCTTAGATTTACCCAACTTTGAAGCTACGTCCATAGAAGAAGTCACCTTTTTAATAGGGAACAAAGTTATAGAAGAATTTAAATTAGAAATCGATAAGATCTTCTTATCCAATTGA
- a CDS encoding ATP-dependent DNA ligase, with product MKDFAHLVKTIDSTNKTNQKVEALSNYFKIASNPDKVWTIAILSHRRPPRPVNSTLIRGYASELAEIPLWLFEESYHIVGDLAETIALVVPNKTKTTEKSLTQFLQEILQLKPKSEEEKKEYLIKNWSQLDYYERFVFTKLMTGGFRIGVSQKLMTRALSKATGIDEDILAFKLMGNWDPNKISYSELILEKNEADYLSKPYPFYLAYAIAEDASELGQPKDWLAEHKWDGIRAQLIVRKGQLFVWSRGEELVTDKYPEFEIFTEILPDGTVLDGEILPYPNDSIGDFKDLQTRIGRKNVSKALLKKLPVILKAYDILEYKGEDIRSTPFEKRREVLEDLFRKYSKDIIPFHLSETMRFTSWEDMAKEREKARDIKSEGLMIKRADSTYGVGRKKGDWWKWKSDPFSIDAVLTYAMRGHGRRSNLFTDYTFALWNDDRSELITFAKAYSGLTDKEFKKVDAWIKKNTIERFGPVRSVEYEHVFEIAFEGIAESKRHKSGMATRFPRILRWRQDKKIEDANTLSDLKAMIPD from the coding sequence ATGAAGGATTTTGCTCACTTGGTAAAAACCATCGATAGCACCAACAAAACCAATCAAAAGGTTGAAGCTTTATCCAACTATTTCAAAATCGCTTCCAACCCAGACAAAGTTTGGACCATTGCTATTCTTTCCCATAGACGACCACCAAGACCAGTTAATAGTACATTAATAAGAGGGTATGCTTCAGAATTAGCAGAAATTCCGCTATGGCTTTTTGAAGAATCCTATCATATAGTTGGAGATTTGGCAGAAACCATAGCGCTTGTAGTTCCTAATAAAACTAAAACTACTGAAAAGAGCCTCACTCAATTCTTACAAGAAATCCTCCAACTGAAACCAAAATCAGAAGAAGAAAAAAAAGAATACCTCATCAAAAACTGGAGCCAACTCGATTATTATGAACGGTTTGTGTTTACAAAATTAATGACAGGAGGATTCAGAATTGGCGTTAGTCAGAAATTAATGACCAGAGCTCTATCTAAAGCAACAGGTATAGATGAAGATATTTTGGCCTTTAAACTTATGGGGAACTGGGATCCAAATAAAATATCCTATTCTGAATTAATTCTCGAAAAAAATGAAGCGGATTACCTCTCTAAGCCTTATCCTTTTTACTTAGCCTATGCCATCGCAGAGGATGCTTCTGAACTTGGGCAGCCTAAAGATTGGCTAGCAGAACATAAATGGGATGGTATACGAGCTCAACTTATTGTAAGGAAAGGACAGCTCTTTGTCTGGAGCCGTGGTGAAGAATTAGTCACCGATAAATATCCAGAATTTGAGATATTCACTGAAATTCTTCCAGATGGAACGGTGTTGGACGGGGAGATATTGCCTTATCCTAACGATAGCATTGGAGATTTTAAAGACTTACAAACTAGAATAGGGCGAAAAAATGTAAGCAAGGCACTACTGAAAAAACTTCCTGTTATCTTAAAAGCTTATGATATTTTGGAATACAAAGGAGAGGATATTCGTTCCACACCTTTTGAAAAAAGACGTGAGGTCTTAGAGGATCTTTTTAGAAAATATTCCAAAGACATTATACCCTTTCACCTATCTGAAACTATGCGTTTTACATCTTGGGAAGATATGGCTAAAGAGCGTGAAAAAGCTAGAGATATTAAATCTGAAGGACTCATGATAAAACGTGCAGATTCTACCTATGGGGTTGGGAGAAAGAAAGGAGATTGGTGGAAATGGAAGTCAGATCCGTTTAGTATTGATGCGGTACTAACTTATGCTATGAGAGGCCATGGAAGGCGTAGCAATTTATTTACAGATTATACTTTTGCATTATGGAATGACGATAGATCTGAGTTGATCACTTTTGCAAAAGCCTATTCGGGACTTACAGATAAAGAGTTTAAAAAAGTAGATGCGTGGATAAAGAAAAACACCATTGAGCGTTTTGGTCCCGTAAGAAGTGTAGAATATGAGCATGTTTTCGAAATTGCCTTTGAAGGCATTGCGGAATCCAAACGCCACAAAAGTGGGATGGCAACAAGATTCCCTAGAATATTACGCTGGAGACAGGACAAAAAGATTGAAGATGCCAATACCTTAAGTGACTTAAAAGCTATGATTCCAGATTAG
- a CDS encoding S41 family peptidase, producing MKRWMKILLPLLLAVVFVTGILLGNLLDFQDSSLANSSSKRQKLNRLINYIDKEYVDDVNTDSIVDVTVNSILDNLDPHSVYISNKEYDFVQDNMRGDFVGIGISFYNIKDTIAVIRTLSKGPGEQAGLEAGDRILYADAIPLFGNSMTNDSLTKILKGPANSKVNLKVKRFGENNLLDFEINRDVVPLISVDTGYMVNDTLGYIKINRFAESTYEEFKLKMREFATPQLNSVVLDLRNNGGGFLKQATTILDEFIADGKLLLFTKNKNGDINETYSTNLGDYEDKKLYVLIDEKSASASEIVAGAIQDNDRGTIIGRRSFGKGLVQREMNLGDGSAVRLTVARYYTPTGRSIQRPYENGNSDAYYSDYMERYTNGELLSKDSINVDDALKYKTPEGKIVYGGGGIIPDIFVPRDASQAIQDIQFMYEGGVMDRFIFDLLDEKRKFYNSLSKDDFLARTLITEEVVKKFTRYLGDFNMNYNFGSTSLILEKYLKATIAKQLFDIDLAEKIAHENDPYITKVLNLSSKEKLKE from the coding sequence ATGAAGAGATGGATGAAAATTTTATTGCCTTTACTCCTTGCGGTTGTCTTCGTAACAGGCATTTTATTGGGTAATCTTTTAGATTTTCAAGATAGCTCTTTAGCTAATTCCTCTTCCAAACGTCAAAAACTCAATAGACTCATCAACTATATAGATAAAGAATATGTAGATGATGTGAATACAGATAGCATTGTAGATGTCACTGTAAATTCAATTTTGGATAATCTAGACCCACATTCTGTGTATATCTCCAATAAAGAATATGACTTTGTACAAGATAATATGCGTGGAGATTTTGTAGGTATTGGTATAAGCTTTTACAATATTAAAGACACTATTGCTGTGATTCGTACCCTCTCGAAGGGTCCTGGAGAACAAGCCGGCTTGGAGGCTGGAGACCGCATTCTATATGCAGATGCAATACCACTTTTCGGGAACAGTATGACCAATGATTCTCTGACTAAAATCTTGAAAGGGCCAGCTAATTCTAAAGTAAACTTGAAGGTGAAACGCTTTGGAGAAAACAATTTATTGGATTTTGAAATCAATAGGGACGTGGTTCCCTTAATAAGTGTCGACACCGGATATATGGTTAATGATACCTTGGGCTATATCAAGATAAACCGATTTGCTGAATCCACTTATGAGGAGTTTAAACTAAAGATGAGAGAGTTTGCCACACCACAACTCAATAGTGTTGTGCTTGACTTGAGAAATAATGGAGGAGGATTTTTAAAACAGGCCACTACAATTTTAGATGAATTTATTGCAGACGGGAAACTCTTGTTATTTACCAAAAACAAAAATGGAGACATTAACGAGACGTATTCCACCAATCTTGGAGACTATGAAGACAAGAAGCTTTACGTGCTCATCGACGAGAAATCTGCTTCTGCAAGTGAAATAGTCGCTGGAGCAATACAAGATAATGATAGAGGAACAATTATTGGACGTCGATCTTTCGGGAAAGGTCTTGTTCAAAGAGAAATGAATCTAGGGGATGGAAGTGCTGTAAGGTTAACGGTGGCTAGATATTACACGCCAACAGGTCGGTCTATCCAACGGCCTTATGAAAATGGAAATAGCGATGCGTATTATTCAGATTATATGGAGCGCTACACCAATGGTGAGCTCTTAAGCAAAGATAGCATCAATGTAGATGATGCCCTAAAATATAAAACTCCAGAGGGTAAAATCGTTTATGGTGGAGGTGGTATTATACCCGACATATTTGTACCTAGAGACGCTTCTCAAGCCATACAAGACATCCAATTTATGTATGAAGGCGGAGTTATGGATAGATTTATATTCGACTTATTGGATGAAAAAAGGAAATTTTATAATTCCTTGTCCAAAGATGATTTTTTAGCAAGGACATTAATTACGGAAGAGGTTGTGAAAAAATTCACGAGATACCTCGGTGATTTTAATATGAATTACAACTTTGGAAGTACAAGTCTTATTTTAGAAAAATACCTCAAAGCAACAATAGCAAAACAGCTATTTGACATCGATCTTGCTGAAAAAATCGCCCATGAGAACGATCCCTATATTACCAAAGTTCTTAATCTTTCTTCTAAAGAAAAGCTAAAAGAATAG
- a CDS encoding deoxycytidylate deaminase has protein sequence MTIEKQLKFDKAYLRMAREWGKLSHCQRKQVGAIIVKDRMIISDGFNGTPSGFNNACEDKEGLTKWYVLHAEANAILKVAASTQSSKNATLYINLSPCKECSKLIHQAGIIRVVYQHRYKDNAGLDFLEKAGVDLQHIENLEE, from the coding sequence ATGACCATAGAAAAGCAATTAAAATTTGACAAAGCCTATCTGAGAATGGCGAGAGAGTGGGGTAAGTTATCGCACTGCCAGCGCAAGCAAGTTGGAGCTATTATCGTGAAAGATAGAATGATTATTTCGGATGGGTTTAATGGGACTCCCAGCGGCTTTAATAATGCCTGTGAAGATAAAGAAGGCTTAACGAAGTGGTATGTACTCCATGCTGAGGCTAATGCGATCTTAAAAGTTGCGGCTTCCACACAATCTTCAAAAAATGCAACGCTTTACATCAATTTATCCCCTTGTAAGGAATGCAGTAAGTTAATTCACCAAGCAGGAATTATACGTGTGGTTTACCAACATCGCTACAAAGATAATGCTGGGTTGGATTTTTTAGAAAAAGCTGGAGTAGATCTCCAACATATTGAAAATTTAGAAGAATGA